Proteins encoded together in one Canis aureus isolate CA01 chromosome 21, VMU_Caureus_v.1.0, whole genome shotgun sequence window:
- the RAG2 gene encoding V(D)J recombination-activating protein 2: MSLQMVTVSNNVALIQPGFSLMNFDGQVFFFGQKGWPKRSCPTGVFHFDVKHNHLKLKPAVFSKDSCYLPPLRYPATCIFRGSLESGKHEYIIHGGKTPNNELSDKIYVMSVVGKNNKKVTFRCTEKDLEGDVPEARYGHSIDMVYSQGRSMGVLFGGRSYIPAAQRTTEKWNSVADCLPHVFLVDFEFGCSTSYLLPELQDGLSFHVSIARNDTIYILGGHSLANNIRPANLYRIKVDLPLGSPAVSCTVLPGGISVSSAILTQTKSDEFVIVGGYQLENQKRLVCNTVSFEGDKIEIHEMETPDWTPDIKHSKIWFGSSMGNGTVFLGIPGDNKQATSEAFYFYMLKCAEDDANEDQKTLANSQTSTEDPGDSTPFEDSEEFCFSAEANSFDGDDAFDTYNEDDEEDESETGYWITCCPTCDVDVNTWVPFYSTELNKPAMIYCSHGDGHWVHAQCMDLAEHTLIHLSEGSNKYYCNEHVKIARALQTPKRAPPLKKPPLKSLHKKGPGKILTPAKKSFLRRLFD, from the coding sequence ATGTCATTACAGATGGTAACAGTCAGTAATAACGTGGCCTTAATTCAACCAGGCTTCTCACTGATGAATTTTGATGGACAAGTTTTCTTCTTTGGCCAGAAAGGGTGGCCAAAGAGGTCTTGCCCCACTGGAGTTTTCCACTTTGATGTAAAGCATAACCATCTCAAACTGAAGCCTGCAGTTTTCTCCAAAGATTCCTGCTACCTTCCTCCTCTTCGTTACCCGGCCACTTGCATATTCAGAGGCAGCTTAGAATCTGGAAAGCATGAGTACATCATCCATGGAGGGAAAACACCAAACAATGAGCTTTCAGATAAGATTTATGTCATGTCTGTTGTTGGCAAGAACAACAAAAAGGTGACCTTTCGCTGCACGGAGAAAGACCTGGAAGGAGATGTTCCTGAAGCCAGATATGGTCATTCCATTGACATGGTGTATAGTCAAGGGAGAAGCATGGGAGTTCTCTTTGGAGGACGGTCTTACATTCCTGCTGCCCAAAGAACCACGGAAAAATGGAATAGCGTAGCTGACTGTCTGCCCCATGTCTTCTTGGTGGATTTTGAATTTGGGTGCTCTACATCATACCTACTTCCAGAACTTCAGGATGGGCTATCTTTTCATGTCTCCATTGCCAGAAATGATACCATTTATATCTTAGGAGGACATTCACTTGCCAATAACATCCGCCCTGCCAACCTATACAGAATAAAAGTTGATCTCCCCCTGGGTAGCCCCGCTGTGAGTTGCACAGTTTTGCCAGGAGGGATCTCCGTCTCCAGCGCAATCCTGACTCAAACAAAGAGTGATGAATTTGTTATCGTTGGTGGCTATCAGCTTGAAAATCAAAAGAGGTTGGTCTGCAACACGGTGTCTTTCGAGGGCGATAAGATAGAAATTCATGAGATGGAGACTCCAGATTGGACCCCAGATATTAAGCACAGCAAGATCTGGTTTGGGAGCAGCATGGGAAATGGAACTGTCTTCCTTGGAATACCAGGAGACAATAAACAGGCTACTTCAGaagctttctatttctatatGTTGAAATGTGCTGAAGATGATGCGAATGAAGATCAGAAAACACTCGCAAATAGTCAGACATCAACAGAAGATCCAGGGGACTCCACTCCCTTTGAAGACTCAGAAGAGTTTTGTTTCAGCGCAGAAGCAAATAGTTTTGATGGTGATGATGCATTTGACACCTATAATGAAGACGATGAGGAAGATGAGTCGGAGACAGGCTACTGGATTACATGCTGCCCTACTTGCGATGTGGATGTCAACACTTGGGTACCATTTTATTCAACGGAGCTCAACAAACCTGCCATGATCTACTGCTCTCATGGAGATGGGCACTGGGTCCATGCCCAGTGCATGGATCTAGCAGAACACACGCTCATCCATCTGTCGGAAGGAAGCAACAAGTATTACTGCAATGAGCATGTGAAGATAGCAAGAGCACTGCAAACCCCCAAAAGAGCCCCACCCTTAAAAAAGCCTCCACTGAAATCCCTCCACAAAAAAGGTCCTGGGAAAATTTTGACCCCCGCCAAGAAATCCTTTCTTAGAAGGCTATTTGATTAG